A region from the Candidatus Eremiobacteraceae bacterium genome encodes:
- a CDS encoding CHY zinc finger protein, which translates to MRGVDLDSHTRCGHYHGPTDIVAVKLRCCGLFYACKDCHDELADHPITIWPKSEWDQEAVLCGACSATLSISQYVLSEARCAACGAPFNRGCRSHHHLYFQIQEAANPRPK; encoded by the coding sequence GTGCGCGGCGTTGATCTCGATTCTCACACCCGCTGCGGGCACTATCACGGGCCGACCGACATCGTCGCTGTCAAACTGCGATGTTGCGGCCTATTCTATGCTTGTAAAGACTGCCACGACGAGCTTGCCGACCATCCGATAACGATCTGGCCGAAGAGCGAGTGGGATCAAGAAGCGGTGCTTTGCGGCGCCTGCAGCGCAACGCTTTCCATTTCTCAGTATGTGCTCAGCGAGGCGCGCTGCGCGGCCTGCGGCGCTCCATTCAATCGTGGCTGCCGCAGCCACCATCATCTGTACTTTCAGATTCAGGAGGCTGCGAATCCACGACCGAAATAG
- a CDS encoding TIGR00266 family protein, whose translation MDHKILGTTMPVLEMMLQPGETIVAEPGELSWISGNIQMKTSTSGAGAKGLFGAIMRAAGGGGLFMTEYSAQGAPGMVAFATKLPGQIMAMDVAPGKGYMIHRHGFLCATPGVELSVGFQRSLGAGIFGGQGLVLQKIGGQAQAWIELDGEVVTYDLAAGQGLLVHPGHVGMFEESVNFDIQTVPGIANVLFGNQGLFLARLTGPGKIWLQSLTISGLAHALMPYLGHEAATGSVAGGAVGGAVAGQVLKDLFGQ comes from the coding sequence ATGGATCATAAGATTCTTGGCACCACCATGCCCGTGCTGGAGATGATGCTTCAGCCTGGCGAGACCATCGTCGCAGAACCCGGCGAGCTCTCGTGGATCTCGGGCAACATCCAGATGAAGACATCCACCTCCGGCGCGGGCGCCAAAGGCCTGTTCGGCGCGATCATGAGAGCCGCCGGCGGCGGCGGATTGTTCATGACGGAATACTCGGCGCAAGGCGCGCCCGGCATGGTGGCGTTCGCGACCAAACTGCCGGGTCAGATCATGGCCATGGATGTGGCCCCGGGTAAAGGCTACATGATCCACCGGCACGGTTTCTTGTGCGCCACACCGGGCGTCGAGCTCTCGGTCGGATTTCAGCGATCGCTCGGTGCCGGCATATTCGGCGGGCAGGGGCTCGTGCTGCAGAAGATCGGCGGCCAGGCGCAGGCATGGATCGAACTGGACGGGGAGGTCGTGACATACGATTTGGCCGCGGGCCAGGGACTGCTCGTTCATCCGGGCCACGTCGGGATGTTCGAAGAGAGCGTGAACTTCGACATCCAGACGGTTCCGGGAATCGCAAACGTGCTCTTCGGAAATCAAGGTCTCTTCCTCGCGCGCCTCACCGGACCGGGGAAGATCTGGCTCCAGTCGCTCACGATCAGCGGGCTTGCTCACGCGCTCATGCCGTATCTCGGTCACGAAGCGGCGACCGGCAGCGTCGCGGGCGGTGCGGTCGGCGGCGCCGTGGCTGGTCAAGTGCTCAAGGATCTGTTCGGGCAATAA
- a CDS encoding SprT-like domain-containing protein: MSLATRAALPAESDLQLLFARLNASNFGAELPSYRIRYNARLTSVAGRIIYRPAVIELSSTLLAAHASHVEATLLHEMVHAWLHARGLPSGHGAHFKRKMREVGLTSIYHSMPVPRRRSRRRYVLACPACRVEFVRRRRPGVAVSCARCAPAGYDRRFRMHVREA, translated from the coding sequence ATGTCGCTCGCTACTCGCGCCGCGCTGCCGGCAGAATCGGACCTTCAACTGCTGTTCGCCCGGCTCAACGCCTCGAACTTCGGCGCGGAGCTCCCGTCATACCGCATCCGGTATAACGCCCGGTTGACCTCCGTGGCCGGACGCATCATCTACAGACCGGCGGTGATCGAGCTTTCGTCCACGCTGCTGGCAGCGCACGCAAGTCATGTGGAGGCAACGCTCTTGCACGAAATGGTGCACGCGTGGCTTCACGCGCGAGGCCTGCCGAGCGGTCATGGAGCGCACTTCAAGCGCAAGATGCGCGAAGTTGGGCTGACGAGCATCTACCATAGTATGCCCGTGCCGCGCAGGCGAAGCCGCCGTCGGTACGTGTTGGCATGCCCAGCGTGTCGCGTGGAATTTGTCCGGCGCCGAAGGCCGGGCGTGGCCGTCTCATGCGCGCGTTGCGCGCCGGCAGGTTACGATCGCCGTTTCCGAATGCACGTTCGCGAAGCTTGA
- a CDS encoding M55 family metallopeptidase: MKIYISADMEGVAGITAEEQTNPVGQPEYEYSCKLMTGEVRAACEGAKAAGADTIVVNDSHWNMRNIIHDELPPDVTLIRGSMKPLSMNQGLDGSFAAAAFVGYHAPGGTQDAVLDHTYTDATLYEVRINGVLCSEARINAGVAGAFGVPVVFISGDQHACEDARAFLPWAQAVAVKRAIGRYAAASLSPAQSRAAIKSGIERGIREAAQRGAKPVIFEKPIALETTFTYTSKCDIAALMPGCERIGPRTLRFVHDDYMTVFRAFRALMCLGGSVS; encoded by the coding sequence ATGAAGATCTACATCAGCGCCGACATGGAAGGCGTGGCGGGCATCACCGCCGAGGAGCAGACGAATCCCGTCGGACAACCGGAGTACGAATACTCGTGCAAGCTCATGACCGGTGAGGTGCGGGCGGCGTGCGAGGGCGCGAAGGCCGCCGGGGCCGACACGATCGTGGTCAACGATTCCCACTGGAACATGCGCAACATCATCCACGATGAGCTGCCGCCGGATGTCACGCTGATCCGCGGAAGCATGAAACCACTGTCGATGAATCAAGGTCTTGACGGTTCGTTCGCGGCGGCGGCGTTCGTCGGCTATCATGCTCCCGGCGGCACGCAGGACGCCGTGCTCGATCACACCTACACGGATGCTACGCTCTATGAGGTGCGCATCAACGGCGTGCTCTGCAGCGAGGCACGCATCAATGCGGGCGTCGCCGGGGCGTTCGGCGTGCCGGTGGTCTTCATCTCGGGCGATCAGCACGCGTGCGAAGATGCGCGTGCGTTCTTGCCGTGGGCGCAAGCCGTAGCGGTCAAGCGCGCGATCGGGCGATACGCGGCGGCGTCGCTCTCCCCTGCGCAATCGCGAGCCGCGATCAAGTCGGGCATCGAACGCGGCATACGCGAGGCGGCGCAGCGCGGCGCGAAGCCGGTCATCTTCGAGAAGCCGATCGCGCTCGAGACCACCTTCACGTATACGTCGAAGTGCGATATCGCGGCGTTGATGCCGGGATGCGAGCGCATCGGACCGAGGACGCTACGCTTCGTCCACGACGATTATATGACGGTATTCCGGGCGTTTCGAGCCCTCATGTGCCTCGGCGGTTCCGTGTCCTAG
- a CDS encoding ornithine cyclodeaminase family protein — translation MPAVLILRETEVAELLSMRDAIEAVERAFLAVAEGGASFPLRSVARASEGLLGAMPGAIGGERAALGAKLVTVFPGNAARAAHTHDAAILLFSSETGRPLALLDGRYITEIRTAAASAVATHALANPRASVAAIIGTGTQARSHVHAMHEIASFEQIRIWGRDSSKASHIAAEARELGIRTTTCETISDACRGADVVCTVTSSSEPVLALRDVGAGTHINAVGACTPRSRELAADLVGHARIVCDSLDGALNEAGDLLLAAKDGALKSLSDVALLSDVLARNVAVRKSPDDITLFESLGVAVEDLACAQLVYERAIARNAGVKVEL, via the coding sequence ATGCCGGCCGTTCTGATCCTGCGCGAGACGGAAGTCGCCGAGTTGCTCTCGATGCGCGATGCGATCGAGGCGGTCGAGCGTGCCTTCCTGGCGGTCGCCGAGGGAGGTGCGTCATTTCCGCTGCGCTCAGTCGCGCGCGCGTCGGAAGGTCTCCTGGGCGCGATGCCCGGCGCGATCGGCGGCGAACGCGCGGCGCTCGGCGCGAAACTCGTAACCGTTTTTCCCGGGAATGCGGCGCGCGCGGCGCATACTCACGACGCGGCGATCCTATTGTTCTCGAGCGAAACCGGCAGGCCGCTCGCGCTGCTCGACGGCCGTTACATCACGGAGATCCGCACGGCGGCCGCGTCCGCCGTCGCGACGCACGCACTCGCGAATCCGCGCGCGTCGGTTGCGGCGATCATCGGAACCGGTACCCAAGCGCGATCGCACGTGCATGCGATGCATGAGATCGCATCCTTCGAGCAGATCCGCATTTGGGGACGCGATTCGTCGAAGGCCTCGCACATCGCTGCCGAAGCGCGCGAGCTCGGCATCCGGACGACGACGTGTGAGACGATATCGGATGCCTGCCGCGGCGCCGACGTCGTGTGCACGGTGACCTCGTCATCCGAACCGGTTCTCGCGCTGCGCGACGTGGGAGCGGGAACGCACATCAACGCGGTCGGCGCATGCACGCCGCGATCCCGCGAACTTGCTGCCGACCTCGTCGGTCATGCCCGCATCGTGTGCGATTCGCTCGACGGCGCCCTGAACGAAGCCGGCGATCTGCTGCTCGCGGCAAAAGACGGGGCGCTGAAAAGTCTCTCCGACGTCGCCTTGCTCAGCGATGTGCTGGCGCGCAATGTGGCTGTGCGGAAAAGTCCCGACGACATCACGCTCTTCGAGTCGCTCGGCGTGGCAGTCGAAGATCTTGCGTGCGCCCAGCTCGTCTACGAGCGAGCGATCGCGCGCAACGCGGGCGTCAAGGTAGAATTGTAG
- a CDS encoding GIY-YIG nuclease family protein, which yields MKRERSAASHHVYLALTQDGSYYCGYAVDADARIAAHNAGRGAKILRGKRPVCLAYRRAFPSKTAAMRFEYLLKRRSHAQKRTLSLRWLARMS from the coding sequence ATGAAGCGCGAACGCTCTGCCGCCTCGCACCACGTCTACCTCGCGTTGACCCAGGACGGATCGTATTATTGCGGGTACGCGGTCGATGCAGACGCGCGCATCGCGGCGCACAACGCCGGCCGCGGCGCGAAGATCCTCCGGGGCAAACGTCCGGTGTGTCTTGCGTACCGCCGCGCGTTTCCATCGAAGACGGCCGCCATGCGCTTCGAGTATTTGCTCAAACGCCGCAGCCACGCGCAAAAACGGACGCTCTCGTTACGCTGGCTTGCTAGAATGTCGTAG
- a CDS encoding UbiX family flavin prenyltransferase yields the protein MRRLIVGITGASGTIYGIRALQVLSAIEGTEVHLVMTAGALRTMELETDHRADDVRKLAHAVHDPANLAASISSGSFHTDGMLVAPCSVKSGAAIAYSLDDNLLVRAADVTLKERRRLVLMVRESPLHLGHLRTLTRLSEIGAVIVPPVPGFYNRPKTVDDVVDHSVGKALDALGVAHESYSRWTGRT from the coding sequence ATGAGGCGCCTTATCGTCGGCATCACCGGAGCAAGCGGCACGATCTACGGGATTCGAGCCCTGCAAGTCTTATCGGCCATCGAAGGAACCGAAGTCCATCTCGTGATGACCGCCGGCGCGCTGCGCACGATGGAGCTCGAGACGGATCACCGCGCGGACGACGTTCGCAAGCTCGCACACGCGGTGCACGATCCCGCAAACCTCGCCGCGTCCATATCTAGCGGTTCGTTCCACACCGACGGCATGCTCGTCGCACCGTGCTCCGTCAAATCGGGCGCCGCGATCGCGTACTCGCTCGATGACAACCTTCTGGTCCGCGCCGCCGACGTCACGCTAAAGGAACGCCGCCGGCTCGTTCTTATGGTGCGCGAGTCGCCGCTCCACCTCGGACACTTGCGCACGTTGACTCGGCTCTCCGAGATCGGCGCCGTGATCGTTCCGCCCGTGCCTGGTTTTTACAACAGACCCAAGACCGTGGACGATGTCGTCGACCATTCCGTCGGCAAAGCGCTCGACGCGCTCGGCGTCGCACACGAATCGTACTCGCGCTGGACCGGACGCACATGA